GCACCGGAACTTGGTTTCTTGGAACACCATGATTGCCGGGTACCTGCATGATGGTCGGACCGAGGAGGCTTATGGGCTGTTCGAGAAAATGCGTAGAAGGAATCGTCACACGTGGGCTTTGGTCATAACGTGCTTGACACGGAGCGGGCAGCTCGAGAGAGCGAGGGAGGTGTTTGATGTGGTTCCTGATAAGGAAGATGTGGTTTTGTGGAATGCCATGATTGCAGGCTATGCGAAGAAGGGAAAATTCGATGAGGCTAGGCTGCTTTTTGATGAGATGCCGGTTAAGAATTTGGTTTCATGGAATTCGATGCTTGCAGGGTATACGAAGAATCAGGAAATGCGTTTGGCATTGCGATTTTTTGATGAGATGGTGGATAGGACATCGTGTCGTGGAATTTAATGCTGGATGGATTTGTTCGGCTGGGTGACATGGACTCTGCTTGGGACTTCTTTAGAAGGATTCCAGACCCGAATGTTGTTTCTTGGGTGACTATTTTATGTGGGTTGATGCAAAATGGAAGGGTTCTGGAGGCCAGGAAACTCTTTGATGAGATGCCTAGTAGGAATACGGTTTCATGGAATGCAATGATTGCAGGGTATGTTGATAACTGTCGAATGGATGAGGCCATGAGCCTATTTATGGAAATGCCAGACAGGGACTCTGTGTCATGGACTACTGTGATTAATGGATATGTTCGCATTGGTAATCTTGACAAAGCAAGAAACCTTTTAGAAGAAATGCCCTTCAAGAATGTTGCAGCCCAAACGGCAATGATACGTGGATATGTGGAAAGTCGGAGAATGGATGAGGCTACTCAACTATTCCATCAGATTGAAACCCGTGATGTTGTTTGTTGGAATAGCATGATTGCAGGATATGCTCAAGTTGGAAGGATGGATGAAGCCTTGGACCTGTTCAATCAAATGTCAATGAAAGATGCAGTGACTTGGAATACCATGATTACAGGTTATGCTCAGGCTAGACAAATGGATGATGCATTTGCAATGTTTAAGGagatgaaagagaaaaacataGTTTCATGGAATTCTTTGATAAAAGGTTTCCTTCAAAACAATTCATATTTGGATGCTCTGAAGAGTTTCGTGTGTATGTGTAAGACCGCAATAAAACCTGATCATTCAACCTTTGCATGTGGACTCAGTGCTTGTGCCCATCTTGCTGCAGTACAGATGGGGAAGCAACTTCACCAACTTGTAATAAAAAGTGGTTATGTTGGAGATGTGTTTGTTTGCAATTCCTTGATCACCTTGTATTCTAAATGTGGACATATGATGTTCGCTCAACTGGTATTTGAAACTATGGACAATCCTGATGTTATCTCTTGGAATTCCCTGATCACTGGATATGCTTGGAATGGTCATGGAAATGAGGCTGTTGCACTTTTTGAACAGATGCTTCTGGAAGGGGTTACTCCCGATGAGGTGACCTTCGTTGGAGTTTTGTCTGCTTGCAGTCATGGTGGCCTGATTGATCAAGGAACAAAATACTTCAGAAAAATGACGGAAATGTTCGCCATCAAACCTCTAGCTGAACACTATTCTTGCATGGTGGATTTGTTCTCAAGAGCAGGAAAATGTGAAGAAGCATTTGAAATAGCTTGTGATACAAACACTAAAGAAAATGCTGGATTGTGGGGTGCACTACTCGGTGCTTGTCGGAAGCACCAGAATCTAAGAATTGCCAAATTAGCAGCTGAGAAGCTCTTAGAACTTGAATCCAATAAAACCTCAAACTATGTACTCACATCCAGCATTAACGCCGAGGTAGGCAATTGGGATGAAGCGGAGAAAGCAAGGATATCAATAATGGGGAGTGGAGCAGAAAAGCAAGCTGGCTGTAGCTGGATTGAATTGGGAAATCAGGTTTATATATTTGTATCCAATGATCAAGCGCTGCCCAAACCACAAGAGATCTACACAACATTGAACTCTTTAGCTGCAAAGAGTTTTGTCTCATGCATGGCATAAAAACCAGGTTCCATCTAATTTTCCAAAGCTCtaacattttaaagaaaatggattATTGATCATTCTGTTGCTTATCATTATTGACGTCCCATGCTTGGCAAACTGTATAGTACTTCACTAAGATAagtgttctctctctttccttttttgccaGATTGTACATATGCGAGTTGACATCTGTTTTTCTGCTGTTGAGAAGCCTTCCATTTTGTGTAAATTCTTCAGAGGGGTTTATGGTGCAAATTTTCTTCACATGcttcaagaagaaaagattttgtTGTTCAATATATCTGAGGGGGCAATAGGAGTTGGATACAATTTTGGCTTGACACTTGTGGAGACTAAATTCTTAAATATTGGTTTCCTGACCTTTTTGACATCGCCAGAAACAAGGAGGGGCCATGGACTCTGATTCTGGGGAAAATCTGTCCCAAATCGTTATCCTTAAGATGGCCTGAGCTTTGTCTTATCTGTCATACTTCTAAGATGAGGTTTAAAGGGTGCAAGGAGACATTGTGCATTAGAAGACATGCATCCAAGCTTCTTACAGGATCTGAAGCATCGTTTTGCAGGTTGCTGTCTTGGGGACCTAGATTGCAAATGACTGGCAGAGGAAGCTATTCAAGGTTCAGGAAATTCATTTAAATAGGCTGAGCCATGGGGTTGGGGTGCAGAGTTGTGCTGATGTGAGCTGCTATGTTGGGAAATTCAAGTCTGGAGTCAAGCATGGACTTGGGTGTTCCTATTTCAGGTGAATATTTTTTTCTGCTCTTTGTTGTGAATGCTTTCTTGCCTCTGATTTGGCTGTGatcatgttgatttttttgttgggtTCAGTCTCTTTTGATTGTAGAGTTAGGACATTACAATTTGATTTCTATCTGCAAAGCTCTGCGCAACAGGTGCTATGCTTAATTTGCTGTTTGAGCGAAATGGATAGGTTCTTTTGTGATCAGGAAGTTGGTGATCATTTTTATCCTGTCATGTCCAAATCTGGGGTTTTTACCCAATGGATTCAACCTTGAGATATATGTGTCCTCAATGATTTTGGATACGATTTCTCAAGATCATAGAGAGTGAACATTCATCATCATGTGCTCTGGTTGATGATCTACACACAAATGCGCACACAAATGCTGGGAGTTCTGTTTATTTCTCAACTTAGAAGATCTGAGGACAATAGAGGCCATAACCATTGGGCTAATTATTCAACGGTATCTTTTGCTCTGTTGAGTACTGGTTGTTTCTTGTgtcaatgattttttgttgttataGGAATGGAGACAAGTATGCTGGAGAATGTTTTGGCGTTGGTATTCATGAATTCAGTGTCTACCATTTTTCCAATGGCCACCGTCACGAGGTTCTTGGAATGATGGTTCAAAGCAAGGCTATGGAATGGACACTTTACAAAATGGCGATTCAAATTGCGGTGAACAGGACTCTGGTTCCCTCAACAAGTCTTTACCCCCGCTAGCTGACACAGTTCTTCAAGCGAATTTAGGTACTTGAGCTTTCAGCCCTCATTTCTGTTCAACGCTGATTACTAGATTCATGTGAAATTTATGGTAGAATTGGCAGTTGGATATCTGAGCTGATAACTGATGAGTTTTGTTGAatcttttttatcctttttggCAAGGGCCTTAAAGGGATCTTATCTCTTTTAGTATTGCCCTAAAGGGATCCTATATCTTTTAGTATTCTGTTGCCTCATTCTATGTTTTGTTAATTCCCAATTTGCATTGATGTTTGACACACTTTCTTGCCTTCTAAACGCAGGCTGCAAGGAAGGGCAGCTGAAAATGCAATTCATCTTTGCTGAGTCAATGAAGGGGCTGGAGTAGAGCTGCAACTGCAGCTAGAATTGCTGATAGCTGTGCAGAACCAGATGGAAAGCAAGTTTTGCGACATAGAATCTTGACCGGAGAGTGGCTTTAGGTTTTGGCTGAAAGTGTACATTTCACTAATCTTTATGGGCACAGAAGTTGTCGGCCTGGCGAGCACAAGCTCCTCGGGAGGTCGAGTTCTCCTTTTTCCTCATTGATTGCAGAATGTAACTTGTTACATGAGCGACGTGTATCGATGGAAATGAGGAATGTTCTTTCTGAATATTGTTCCTGCTCTTCAAAGGATTGGATGATCTATTCTGGTGGGGCTTGATTCAGGGTCACTCCAGTGTCATGTTCTCTTGCAGTAATGAGATCATGGGCTTGATCCCAACTTGT
This Eucalyptus grandis isolate ANBG69807.140 chromosome 7, ASM1654582v1, whole genome shotgun sequence DNA region includes the following protein-coding sequences:
- the LOC104453004 gene encoding LOW QUALITY PROTEIN: pentatricopeptide repeat-containing protein At2g35030, mitochondrial (The sequence of the model RefSeq protein was modified relative to this genomic sequence to represent the inferred CDS: inserted 1 base in 1 codon), which codes for MNPVMRRGVRALAEQGSRLFDQNSRIVQLGRSARVEEAVDVFSNMTQKNTVTYNSMISVYAKNGRIHDARKLFDGMPHRNLVSWNTMIAGYLHDGRTEEAYGLFEKMRRRNRHTWALVITCLTRSGQLERAREVFDVVPDKEDVVLWNAMIAGYAKKGKFDEARLLFDEMPVKNLVSWNSMLAGYTKNQEMRLALRFFDEMVDXDIVSWNLMLDGFVRLGDMDSAWDFFRRIPDPNVVSWVTILCGLMQNGRVLEARKLFDEMPSRNTVSWNAMIAGYVDNCRMDEAMSLFMEMPDRDSVSWTTVINGYVRIGNLDKARNLLEEMPFKNVAAQTAMIRGYVESRRMDEATQLFHQIETRDVVCWNSMIAGYAQVGRMDEALDLFNQMSMKDAVTWNTMITGYAQARQMDDAFAMFKEMKEKNIVSWNSLIKGFLQNNSYLDALKSFVCMCKTAIKPDHSTFACGLSACAHLAAVQMGKQLHQLVIKSGYVGDVFVCNSLITLYSKCGHMMFAQLVFETMDNPDVISWNSLITGYAWNGHGNEAVALFEQMLLEGVTPDEVTFVGVLSACSHGGLIDQGTKYFRKMTEMFAIKPLAEHYSCMVDLFSRAGKCEEAFEIACDTNTKENAGLWGALLGACRKHQNLRIAKLAAEKLLELESNKTSNYVLTSSINAEVGNWDEAEKARISIMGSGAEKQAGCSWIELGNQVYIFVSNDQALPKPQEIYTTLNSLAAKSFVSCMA